The DNA sequence GTTGATCCAGCGGCTCGACCCGGACCTGCCGCCGCCGGCCTACGCCCACCCGGGCGACGCCGGGGCGGACCTCCACGCGCGCGAGGACGTCGAGCTGCTGCCGGGCGAGCGCGCGGTGGTGCCCACCGGGATCGCGATCGCCCTGCCCGACGGGTACGCCGCGTTCGTGCACCCGCGGTCCGGCCTCGCCGCCCGGCTGGGGGTCACCCTGGTGAACGCGCCCGGCACGATCGACGCCGGCTACCGGGGCGAGATCAAGGTGACCCTGATCAACACCGACACGAAGAACACGGTACGGCTGCGCCGCGGCGACCGGATCGCCCAGCTCGTGATCCAGCGGGTGGAGCGGGCACGGTTCCATGAGGTGGAGCGCCTGCCGGGCTCGGCACGAGGCGAGAACGGCTTCGGCTCGACGGGCCGGTAGTCCCGGCGGGCGAGGGCCGGCGGCACCGCCGCCGGAGGTCGCCGGGTGCCACCACGAGGACAGCGGATTGGGAGAGTGAGAGCAGTGTTGCGACTTCGCCGCCGCCGCGAGCGGGAGCCCGCGGCATCGGCCGTCGAGGAGACGCCCGCGCCGCAGCGCGAGTCCGGTCCCTGGGACGCCGACGAGCCCTACCCGGAGCGGGAACGCATCGACCTGGGCGGCATGCAGCTGCCCATCGGGCCCGGGTTCGAGGTGCAGCTCAACGTCGCCGGGGACCAGATCGTCGGCGCGGTGATCCTGGTGGACGGCAGCGCGCTGCAGGTGCACGCGTTCGCCGCGCCGAAGAGCACCGGGATCTGGGACGAGGTGCGCGCCGAGCTCAAGCGCGAGCTCGCCGCGAACGGCGGCTCCGCCGAGGAGGTCGAGGGCCCGTTCGGCGTGGAGCTCGCCGCCAAGGTCAGGCAGGGGGACGACGTGCACCCGGTGCGGTTCTGCGGCATCGACGGGCCGCGCTGGTTCCTGCGCGCGGTGTTCAGCGGCAAGGCCGCGACCGACCCGGAGGCCGCCGCGCCGCTGGAGGACGTGGTCCGCGACATCGTCGTGGTGCGCGGCGACGGGCCGATGCCGCCCAAGGAGCCGATCGAGCTGCGGCTGCCGCCCGAGGCACGGCAGGCGATCGAGCAGCAGCAGGCCGCCGCCGCGTCCGGCCGTCCCGCCGTCGACCCGCTCCGTCGCGGCCCCGAGATGACGGAGACCCGCTGAGCTCGCCTACCCTGGACGGCGACGGCACGTCCGAGGGGTGGGTGACCGATGGGGACCGAGCCTCGTGCGGGGCGACCGGGCGAGCGGCCGAGGACCGGCGGGCTGCGCGGCCTGCTGCGGCGGCTCACTGCCGGCCTCGACGAGCTTGAGGCGGAGGAGCTGCGCGAGGACCTGGGTGCGGAGAACGCCACGCCGATCGCCGCGTGTGCCGAGCGGCGCAGGTTCCGCGTCGTGGGTACGCTACGCACCGTGACCCTGCGGCCGAGAGGCGGCGCTCCCGCCCTGGAGGCGGAGCTGTACGACGGCTCCGACGTGATCGATCTCGTCTGGCTGGGCCGGCGCAAGATCATCGGCATCGAGCCGGGCCGGGTGGTCCTGGCCGAGGGCCTGGTGAGCGTGCAGGACGGCCGCAAGGTGATGTTCAATCCCCGGTACGAACTGCGTCCCATGGGTGGTCAATGACCGACGGTCAGGAAAGGGCGGGCGGCATGGACTCGGCCGAACCCACGGCGGCACCGGCGCGCCCGGCGGCGGCGCCCGGCGGCGCGTACGACATCGCCGCGTACGACACTGTGGAGGCCGCCGTGCGGGCCCAGCTCGCCAAGGCGCTCGGCGGCAGGCGCGGCATCCTCGAGGCCGCCGTGCCCACCATCGCGTTCACGCTGAGCTGGATCACCACCGAGCAGCTCCGGCTCAGCCTCGCGATCAGCATCGGCACGGCCGTGCTGCTGCTGGTGGTGCGCCTGGTCCAGCGGTCCACACCGCAGTTCGTGCTCAACAGCCTCGTCGGCATCGGCATCGGCGCGTTCCTCGCCACCCGGACCGGTGAGGCGAAGGACGTGTTCCTGCCCGGCATCCTGTACAACGCCGCGTACGCCGCGGGCATGCTGCTGTCGATCGTCACCCGGTGGCCGGTGGTGGGCTTCCTGGTCGGGGCGATCACCGGCGAGGTGACGGCCTGGCGGTCGGACCCGGGCATGGTGCGGCTCTGCTCGCGGCTCACCTGGCTGCTGCTCGCCCCGTGCGCGCTGCGCGTGGCGGTGCAGCTTCCGCTCTACTACGCCGACCAGGTCGCCGTGCTCGGGGTGAGCAAGGTGGTGCTGGGCTGGCCGCTGCAGGTCGCCGCGTTCGCGGCGATGGTGTGGGTGCTCGCCCGCGGCCGTACCCCGATCGCGAAATCCGACCGCGCCTGAGCCGCGCCGCCCGGCGGCGCCCCGCGGGCACCGGGCGCCCGGGCCGCGGGGCGGGCGACGTCAGTGCGGGGACAGCAGCTGGGCGAGCTCGTGCTCGACCTCCTGGCTCGCCACGAAGAGCAGCTCGTCCCCGGCCTCCAGCGGGTCGTTCGCGGACGGCACGAGCACCCGGCCCTCGCGCAGGATCGCCACCAGGGCCGAGTCCGGCGGCCAGGGCACCGCGCCGGCCCGCTGGCCGACCACGGGCGCGTCCTCGGGCAGGGTGAGTTCGACGAGGTTCGCCTGGCCCTGCCGGAAGGTCATCAGCCGCACCAGGTCGCCGACGCTCACCGCCTCCTCGACGAGCGCGCTGAGCAGCCGCGGGGTGGACACCGCCACGTCCACGCCCCACGACTCGTTGAACAGCCACTCGTTCTTGGGGTGGTTGATGCGGGCGACCACCCGGGGCACGCCGTACTCGGTCTTGGCGAGCAGCGAGACCACCAGGTTCACCTTGTCGTCACCGGTCGCGGCGACCACCACCTGGCAGTCGGCGAGGCCCGCCTCGTCGAGCGAGGCGATCTCGCAGGCGTCGGCGAGCAGCCACTCCGCCTCCGGCACCGTGTCGATCTTGATCGCCTTCGGGTCGGCGTCGATGAGCAG is a window from the Thermopolyspora flexuosa genome containing:
- the dut gene encoding dUTP diphosphatase, coding for MSVEVLIQRLDPDLPPPAYAHPGDAGADLHAREDVELLPGERAVVPTGIAIALPDGYAAFVHPRSGLAARLGVTLVNAPGTIDAGYRGEIKVTLINTDTKNTVRLRRGDRIAQLVIQRVERARFHEVERLPGSARGENGFGSTGR
- a CDS encoding DUF3710 domain-containing protein; protein product: MLRLRRRREREPAASAVEETPAPQRESGPWDADEPYPERERIDLGGMQLPIGPGFEVQLNVAGDQIVGAVILVDGSALQVHAFAAPKSTGIWDEVRAELKRELAANGGSAEEVEGPFGVELAAKVRQGDDVHPVRFCGIDGPRWFLRAVFSGKAATDPEAAAPLEDVVRDIVVVRGDGPMPPKEPIELRLPPEARQAIEQQQAAAASGRPAVDPLRRGPEMTETR
- a CDS encoding OB-fold nucleic acid binding domain-containing protein — encoded protein: MGTEPRAGRPGERPRTGGLRGLLRRLTAGLDELEAEELREDLGAENATPIAACAERRRFRVVGTLRTVTLRPRGGAPALEAELYDGSDVIDLVWLGRRKIIGIEPGRVVLAEGLVSVQDGRKVMFNPRYELRPMGGQ
- a CDS encoding DUF3159 domain-containing protein, translating into MTDGQERAGGMDSAEPTAAPARPAAAPGGAYDIAAYDTVEAAVRAQLAKALGGRRGILEAAVPTIAFTLSWITTEQLRLSLAISIGTAVLLLVVRLVQRSTPQFVLNSLVGIGIGAFLATRTGEAKDVFLPGILYNAAYAAGMLLSIVTRWPVVGFLVGAITGEVTAWRSDPGMVRLCSRLTWLLLAPCALRVAVQLPLYYADQVAVLGVSKVVLGWPLQVAAFAAMVWVLARGRTPIAKSDRA
- a CDS encoding potassium channel family protein; the encoded protein is MRVAIAGAGAVGRSIAAELLQNGHQVLLIDADPKAIKIDTVPEAEWLLADACEIASLDEAGLADCQVVVAATGDDKVNLVVSLLAKTEYGVPRVVARINHPKNEWLFNESWGVDVAVSTPRLLSALVEEAVSVGDLVRLMTFRQGQANLVELTLPEDAPVVGQRAGAVPWPPDSALVAILREGRVLVPSANDPLEAGDELLFVASQEVEHELAQLLSPH